TATTATACTTTTAAAGGAGAGGTGGGAGAAAGAACATATTGTAATCACCTTCAGCATTGGGGATAGACAGCTTGAAGCTAACTACAAATTCTGGGTAAATGTGATTGTTCATATTCATGTTCCAGATCAGATAATGCTTCGGACACTCGACATCATCAACTCCATTATCATACTCTTCTCCACCAGTAAAGAACTGAGTATTATCACCACGAAGAGGCTCCATACTCCCCATTATTACACGGCACAAAACCATGTGCCGCACACCATTATCGTCAATATCACAGTTTCTAGCACTGTAAACAATATCTTTCACACTTGCTtagagagaaccaaaaaaaaaaagaactaaaacgtggaaaacaaaaatagcaCAGGGCAGGCGAGAGGGTAACGGGCATAAGAGGGAGAATTATAACCTGAAATAAGGGGAGTTTGCAGCATTTAAGTGAACCCCAACACCATNCATTAGCCATGAATATCTCACTGGACCTTTGGGATGATCAAGTGTGTTATCACCCCCAGAGGTCACCAGGTGACACTTAAGTGGATCCTTTACTAACTTATAAGAGGAAGATTTCAGGATCCAAAAAGCTGATCTTCAGCAAGATCTATAAGCTGTCTCCCATTCAATGCGTCATCAGTTGATTTTTGAGGGATATTATACTTTTAAAGGAGAGGTGGGAGAAAGAACATATTGTAATCACCTTCAGCATTGGGGATAGACAGCTTGAAGCTAACTACAAATTCTGGGTAAATGTGATTGTTCATATTCATGTTCCAGATCAGATAATGCTTCGGACACTCGACATCATCAACTCCATTATCATACTCTTCTCCACCAGTAAAGAACTGAGTATTATCACCACGAAGAGGCTCCATACTCCCCATTATTACACGGCACAAAACCATGTGCCGCACACCATTATCGTCAATATCACAGTTTCTAGCACTGTAAACAATATCTTTCACACTTGCTtagagagaaccaaaaaaaaaaagaactaaaacgtggaaaacaaaaatagcaCAGGGCAGGCGAGAGGGTAACGGGCATAAGAGGGAGAATTATAACCTGAAATAAGGGGAGTTTGCAGCATTTAAGTGAACCCCAACACCATACATAGACTTTTTAATAAATGCACCACCCACTCCAAGTCCATGCATCTTAACTGCAGATAACACTTCTTTCTTTGCAGGAACCCATGCATATCTAATGTTCGCATCTCCTCGGTGTTTCTTAGTGATGTCAGCTTGCTTCTGGAAAAGAGATAGACGAGCTTTCGCAATCTCGCTTGAAACCTGATGCACATCAAGCAACTCAACATGCCCTAGAGTGGCAGTACCTAAAGCAAACATTTGTTTGACCGCATCTTTATCAAGTTGCTCCACAGCAGGCTTGACACCAGAGAATTGATCAGTTTCTGCTTTACCCCATTTCACAACAGCGTTATCAGGCTCACGGGTGCAGNTTGTTCATATTCATGTTCCAGATCAGATAATGCTTCGGACACTCGACATCATCAACTCCATTATCATACTCTTCTCCACCAGTAAAGAACTGAGTATTATCACCACGAAGAGGCTCCATACTCCCCATTATTACACGGCACAAAACCATGTGCCGCACACCATTATCGTCAATATCACAGTTTCTAGCACTGTAAACAATATCTTTCACACTTGCTtagagagaaccaaaaaaaaaaaaaactaaaacgtggaaaacaaaaatagcaCAGGGCAGGCGAGAGGGTAACGGGCATAAGAGGGAGAATTATAACCTGAAATAAGGGGAGTTTGCAGCATTTAAGTGAACCCCAACACCATACATAGACTTTTTAATAAATGCACCACCCACTCCAAGTCCATGCATCTTAACTGCAGATAACACTTCTTTCTTTGCAGGAACCCATGCATATCTAATGTTCGCATCTCCTCGGTGTTTCTTAGTGATGTCAGCTTGCTTCTGGAAAAGAGATAGACGAGCTTTCGCAATCTCGCTTGAAACCTGATGCACATCAAGCAACTCAACATGCCCTAGAGTGGCAGTACCTAAAGCAAACATTTGTTTGACCGCATCTTTATCAAGTTGCTCCACAGCAGGCTTGACACCAGAGAATTGATCAGTTTCTGCTTTACCCCATTTCACAACAGCGTTATCAGGCTCACGGGTGCAGCTATCCTCTGATGCCTCGTCATCTTGCCCATTTGAAGATCCCTGAAAAACTTGAATATAATCCATATTGTCACCAGACTCGTCGTTAAGCTCATTCAAGTTCAGCCTCGGTAACTCCCCACAATTGAGATCAATTTCAAGGTGCAGCTTGATCTCACGTTGATCATGTTGTTCTGGATCACGCTGATGGCAGCAGTCCCTTTCGAGGTTGTCATAAATTTCGGGGAAAAAGCATTTGCCAGCAATATCAATCCAAGCAAGCTGTGTTTTTACACCTGTTTCCAAGTCTAGTCGATGCATGTGCAAGAAATCCAGGACAAAATGGCGACCGCTCCAGTTGAACTCAACTGCAGCTCTCTTTGCTTCAAGATCATCTCTGATGGCGCCAATGATATGCTCAGGCAGATCAATCCATTCATTGTTCTCATAGAACATTACACGCTTTGGCACTCCTGTCTTCTTGAAATAGGAGTAGTACCTGACCAAAGACTTCCCAACGTGATTCTCAGAAACATTAACTTTGTTTTCAACATTCAGTTTTCTGCTTTTCTCAAGCTTTTGGGTGGAACTGTTCGGTGTGAGCACACATTGCAGCTTTGCATATGACCTTCCACAATCATATGGAGTATAGTTCCCAGGatgctttctctttttcccaaGTCCATCTTTATAACTACTATCCGATACCTTGACGATTTTGGTTTCCATTTTTATCTACTAACGAAGCTAAACCTATAACCTTGAATGGAAAGTCAAGGAACACAACGAACTCTGTAGCAGTCCTAAGGATGGTAACTCACCAACAGCATCGAAAAAAACTGCAATTAGAAAAGTGTGCATCAGATATTATAAAACTGCAGTGGCTGTATgcctgtatattaaaaaaatatatacaaatatcaaAAGAATAGTTCACAAGGAATTAATCTCATAGTTCAatagatacaaaataaaatcaaaagactATCATCATCCAATAACCCACATCACAAAAGATACTGCTATAAACCCCATCAAAGAGCAACTATATGAAGAGAGGTTCATAAGTTTTCTTGCAAAACATCGTGTTTGTATTATAAAAATGAATGTAATGAAAAGACCAGACTCAGTATgcattattaattaaaatccctTTACACGCTTAGGCCAAGTAATATACAGGAGATTACATGAAAGGAAAGAAGTTACAACCAACCTACACAAGgatgaaaaacagagaaatacaAAAGAGGGACAGCTACTCAACAGGGAAGATCATAAAACATagtgaagtaaaaaaaaatgccaaaacAAACCATAAAGCGTGCAAAAAAATTGCGGATACAATCACTCATCAGAAAGCTAGAGACTTACCTGGCTGTAGCAACTGATACATACATATTTCTTCATCTTGGAGAAATAAAAGTAATCAGAGACTAAATACCACCGTCCTTTCTTCGATGTTCACAAATGCCAAAATGTAAACTCTGTaagaaaaggcaaaaaaaaaaaaactttaaaccttCAATGGCAGAAACAGACCAACAGATAACAAGGGTATCAACAGCAGTCAAGCCAAGCTCATGTTTCGGTGAATACATGattcataacaaaaaaagaaaaaaaaaagtccacaaGAATATGCAGAAGCTTAAACGAGTAGTCCATCGGAGAAGACTTTAAACAAAAGTAGCTCCTAACTCGGACACAATTTCAAAACAGaaactttttaatcattatttaaaatattattcattTCAGCTACAGTTTCTCgaaaaaaaccctaacaaaATTTGCTTATAACACAAATAAACCATGAATTGACCCCCAAAACACCTCAAGAACAACACAATTCCAATCAATTTCGACTAAAAAGGTAACACACAAATTATCATAGTAGATTAAATAAAGGAGCAACaacatataaactataaaaaaaaacaaattttagaaaaaaaaaccttatgaaCTATTCAGATTGATCGCAAGGCAAAAGGGCTTTCAGCAAAGAGAAAACTAGGAGAAACTTGTAGAGAAAAGACTGCTAGAGCaacgaaaaccctaaaccggCGACGATGAAGAAACTACTgtttggaaaaagaagaagacgacccatttatatatttatacgtATATTCTCTTGGACGAAAAAAATCTAAGTCGGCGGTTCTGGGGATTTGactgtacaaaaaaaaagccaatcGTTTACAGACAAAAGTTATGTACTTCGTTtcttcgcttttttttttttttttttttttttttttttttttttttttttttttttttttttNAATTGGACCGTCACCTAGTATATCACTTCTGACCCGGCCAAACACGGCACCGTTTGGAAATTTAGACTTGTAAGGGCTTCGGCCCAAAACAATGACAGCCCGTTTTAATCAGCTAATCCTGAAACAGCGTCGTTTTACTCTGAGAGTAAAACCATCAGACTCTgacgaaggaggaggagaaaattttgttgtgttgtgttgtggtTGCTCTTGGAAGAAAGAAATGGTGAAATCGACTACGAAGGATGCTCAGGATCTATTCCACTCTCTTCGATCTACTTATGTCGCTACACCAACGAATCTTAAGGTCCACCATTCTCTGATCTTTGTCTTGTATATGGATCAGAATCATCATTGGATTTTTTGTTTCGAAAATTGAAATCACCTTAATCTTCGTGTTTTTGAACTCGTTTTCGCAGATCATCGACCTGTATGTTTGTTTCGCGGTCTTCACAGCTTTGATCCAGGTACTAACTACTCTAAGCTCCTTCTCTGCTTTGAATTTGCATCTAGATCCGTGCcttgttgatttgtttatgttatatggGGGATAACAGATTTATGAGTTCTAATGTTCATCAGCTACGAGAATTTGGTTGACATCATAAATCtttgggttatatatatatatatattattgtattgatatatgGATTCAAAAGTGTTATCTATGAACTTCACAgttcaaatagaaaaaaagacacTCAAGTTTACTATACTTGGTTTGCAATTTGGGTTCATTTTGTATTAGCATCCATCacttttttgttgaaatgtttgctctgtgttttgtttcatacaGTATAAGAACACAAGCTTGTTGCTTAATTCTTGACTCTATGTAGATTCTACTGGATTTCTTGATAAACGTTGTTGAATTTTCTCTGTGTTTCTTATTAAAGAAAACTGGTTTTAAGTGTGTGTGATTGCTGTGATTGAGCAGGTTGCTTACATGGCTCTTGTTGGATCGTTTCCTTTCAACTCATTTCTCTCTGGAGTTCTCTCGTGTATCGGGACAGCAGTTCTTGCTGGTGAGTTttaatgtgttttcttttaataacaTTCAAGTTTCCcatctttttcttgttaaagGTTAGCTTGGGAATCTCTGGATACTGAAATTAAACAATCTGTCCTTCCCGTATATAGTCTGCCTCCGGATTCAAgtgaacaaagaaaacaaggaatTTAAGGTAACTCCTCCTACAGCAATCATTAGGCCTAGGCTTCCACAATGTGTCTTATTATCCCCGGAAGACACTCTTCATTCATATATGCATGCATCTCTTTTGCAGGATTTAGCACCAGAGCGAGCTTTTGCTGATTTTGTTCTCTGCAACTTAGTCCTCCACCTGGTCATCATAAACTTCCTTGGATAACTCCTCTCCTGGACTTGATCTCATGAGATTTTTGAGAACAATTTTACTATGGTTACTTTCATACATTACGAATTGTAGTTCAGATATTTGAGATTTTATCAGAGCAACATCTTAGTGCTTTATATAGAAGCTGTTTTGTTAATGCCAACCTCACGGCCACTTTTAATATATACGCACATCACCAGGATAGAGAAATGCTCGGCCTACTAAACTCATTTGTTAACGTTTGCACACTTAaataaacttacttcatcaagtgaagaaaacataaatcagaaaaaaatctaatcaaagaaaataaaaagggtaGAAATTTTGATACAGAAAAGCACATTGCCTCAAATTCGCTTCTGCAAATAAAGCAAAACATTACCAATATCTAGTTCAACTTACAACACACATACTGGACGGACAACCCTCAAGAAAGACAAGGAACTATTCCGAACCAATTGATCTCTGATGTCTAAAATCCTACAACCACCTGTTAGCAAAGAACCGTggagtgttgttgttgctgctgctactTTTTTTATACCTGTGTTAGGAATTGGTTTTGCTGTATGTCTTTTCACTTTGAGTCTTTGTAGGAATCAACCTTTCGCTCTGCGGCGCCTGTTTGATCGCTGTCTGGTTCGTGGCCATTCTTGTCCATGTTTATGCCTTCAAGTGGAGGGAATAATAAAAGTTGGTCCTGCAAGAACAGATAATAGAGGAGAGGAGAGTTTCACTGTCTGTGTCTGATGTAAAGTGAGTCACGGACCAGGCTATAAAActatttcataaaaaatttacaatcttACCTTCAGAGAGGTGTTCTCAGCGGTGAGCTCTTCGCATTGGCTTTTGAGCTTGTTGATTTCTGCTCTGAGATTTGTGTTTTCATCATTCAACACCTCGGCGCGTTGGGCCAGCTCATCACATTCGGCCTGAAACACAAAAATCTTCCGTATCAATAATTTGTTCACATGGGCATGCTAGAAACAATCTAAGGGTCTGTTTAGTACCTGTTTACGCAACCTGGATCTTCGAGCAGACTCCCTATTAGACTGCTTCCGTCTTTGTCGTTTAAGTTCTCTATCGTCCTAATTGAAAGACAAAAGGACAAACAAATCTTGAGTTTAAAGATAAAAGTAATAtgaatttgagtaaaaaaaataggGAAGAAAGGGTGGGCACACACACCTGTAACCAGGGTTGTGAATGGCCACCATCTCGCGTGATTGGAGCAACAACTCCAGGAACTGATGTAGACAATTTGCCATGCATTCCAGGGATAGCAGATGA
The Camelina sativa cultivar DH55 chromosome 6, Cs, whole genome shotgun sequence genome window above contains:
- the LOC104792306 gene encoding probable inactive poly [ADP-ribose] polymerase SRO1 isoform X2 codes for the protein METKIVKVSDSSYKDGLGKKRKHPGNYTPYDCGRSYAKLQCVLTPNSSTQKLEKSRKLNVENKVNVSENHVGKSLVRYYSYFKKTGVPKRVMFYENNEWIDLPEHIIGAIRDDLEAKRAAVEFNWSGRHFVLDFLHMHRLDLETGVKTQLAWIDIAGKCFFPEIYDNLERDCCHQRDPEQHDQREIKLHLEIDLNCGELPRLNLNELNDESGDNMDYIQVFQGSSNGQDDEASEDSCTREPDNAVVKWGKAETDQFSGVKPAVEQLDKDAVKQMFALGTATLGHVELLDVHQVSSEIAKARLSLFQKQADITKKHRGDANIRYAWVPAKKEVLSAVKMHGLGVGGAFIKKSMYGVGVHLNAANSPYFSARNCDIDDNGVRHMVLCRVIMGSMEPLRGDNTQFFTGGEEYDNGVDDVECPKHYLIWNMNMNNHIYPEFVVSFKLSIPNAEGNMLPTTQGKHETSGLTLEGPKGSPSNELGRVSSGSEKNSISSSSRRPRSSLMPFPLLFNAISSKIAQKDMDLIIAGYQELREKKISRIGFYKKLRVIVGDDDLLKSTIAGLQRSLG
- the LOC104792306 gene encoding probable inactive poly [ADP-ribose] polymerase SRO1 isoform X3; this encodes METKIVKVSDSSYKDGLGKKRKHPGNYTPYDCGRSYAKLQCVLTPNSSTQKLEKSRKLNVENKVNVSENHVGKSLVRYYSYFKKTGVPKRVMFYENNEWIDLPEHIIGAIRDDLEAKRAAVEFNWSGRHFVLDFLHMHRLDLETGVKTQLAWIDIAGKCFFPEIYDNLERDCCHQRDPEQHDQREIKLHLEIDLNCGELPRLNLNELNDESGDNMDYIQVFQGSSNGQDDEASEDSCTREPDNAVVKWGKAETDQFSGVKPAVEQLDKDAVKQMFALGTATLGHVELLDVHQVSSEIAKARLSLFQKQADITKKHRGDANIRYAWVPAKKEVLSAVKMHGLGVGGAFIKKSMYGVGVHLNAANSPYFSARNCDIDDNGVRHMVLCRVIMGSMEPLRGDNTQFFTGGEEYDNGVDDVECPKHYLIWNMNMNNHIYPEFVVSFKLSIPNAEAYRSC
- the LOC104792306 gene encoding probable inactive poly [ADP-ribose] polymerase SRO1 isoform X1, which produces METKIVKVSDSSYKDGLGKKRKHPGNYTPYDCGRSYAKLQCVLTPNSSTQKLEKSRKLNVENKVNVSENHVGKSLVRYYSYFKKTGVPKRVMFYENNEWIDLPEHIIGAIRDDLEAKRAAVEFNWSGRHFVLDFLHMHRLDLETGVKTQLAWIDIAGKCFFPEIYDNLERDCCHQRDPEQHDQREIKLHLEIDLNCGELPRLNLNELNDESGDNMDYIQVFQGSSNGQDDEASEDSCTREPDNAVVKWGKAETDQFSGVKPAVEQLDKDAVKQMFALGTATLGHVELLDVHQVSSEIAKARLSLFQKQADITKKHRGDANIRYAWVPAKKEVLSAVKMHGLGVGGAFIKKSMYGVGVHLNAANSPYFSARNCDIDDNGVRHMVLCRVIMGSMEPLRGDNTQFFTGGEEYDNGVDDVECPKHYLIWNMNMNNHIYPEFVVSFKLSIPNAEGNMLPTTQGKHETSGLTLEGPKGSPSNELGRVSSGSEKNSISSSSRRPRSSLMPFPLLFNAISSKIAQKDMDLIIAGYQELREKKISRIGFYKKLRVIVGDDDLLKSTIAGLQRSLG
- the LOC104792310 gene encoding dolichyl-diphosphooligosaccharide--protein glycosyltransferase subunit DAD2-like — translated: MVKSTTKDAQDLFHSLRSTYVATPTNLKIIDLYVCFAVFTALIQVAYMALVGSFPFNSFLSGVLSCIGTAVLAVCLRIQVNKENKEFKDLAPERAFADFVLCNLVLHLVIINFLG